ATTTATTATTAGATCTATAAATGCAAATGCGTTTCACCgtcttttcttcttgactttATTAACTGGTGCAGCATGCCCAGTTTCCTTGACATGTTGGAATAGTTTGTTACGAGAACTGAAACTGTTGTTGCAAGTAGCACATGATTCCAGTCCTTTTGCAGTAGATTGTGAAGGTGATGGCGATGGAGAAGAGGCCCCTGGTAGAGAAGGAGTATATGTTCCCTTTTTCTCTGCCTTTTTCGTCCTTTTCTTGGGTTTTTTACCGGAATTACTCCAGTCATCTTCGTCGCTGTCAAGATTGATTCCAGAAGCCAAACCAGTGATCTTCGATAGCTCGTCCTCTAGAttcaagattgaagaagacttCTTATTTTTACCTTTAACCTTGGTTTTCTGGGGTTGAGATGAGGATAAATCTTCACTGTAATCATCACTTTCAATCGAGTCATCAACCTCAAATACCAAAGGATCAACAGACTGATTTTCTAAATTGGTCTCTGAAGTATCAGAAACAACAGGAAATTCCTCGTGGCTtgcttcttcgtcttcagaCTCAGAATTATGTTCACTGGCAGTTTCAAACTGCTCATCAATTCCTAGTTCCACACCCTCTTTTCTCATCTCGTATTTCAACTTATTCACTGCCTTGCGGTGGTTTTTGGAGTCTTCGTGAATCTGGTACTGTTTCTCGTTCTTGAATACCTTGTCACAGACAATGCACTCAAAAACTTCTATATCATCcacttgttcaaattcGTCGAATTCACTGTCTGAGCTTGATTTATACTCTTCATTTAAcattccttcaagttcatcaagttcttctaCGGAAAACTTTTGCCAATCTTGAACCtcaaagttgttggacTGTGATAGTGCTTTCAATCTTTGTTGCTTGTTGAGCTTTATCTGATTgtcaatttcttccttctttttccgtttcttctccttctccaactcctgtATCCCCTTTTTGACTCTAGGGTCtctcttcttgatgaactgGACGAAGTTTCTTATAGTCTCATTATACTCTTTTCTAGCAGCTTCTCTGAACTTTTTGTTCTCCTTCTCCATTAACCTTCTTGTCTTTCTATCGGGAGCAGAACTGAGCCGGTATTCGTCTTTCCAACTGAAAGTCTTTACCGTTTGGAACAGCGACCACACGTTATAGAACAGTCTGATGTTGGTGGCATAATCGGTACCACTATTACCAAACTTTGGGTACATCAACACAGAGTCGTCTAGAGCACTCACGTTGGGAGAGTTATCTTGATACCTCTCATATTCTGGAAATTTCTGGTGTCTTCCATGGTTTATTTCTTCTGAGGCAAGTCGTCCAAATAAACTAGCTACCACGTAAAAGAACCCGTTCTGACTGTCGTTAATTTGAGAATAAAAGGAAGGATTGAAATAACGATACAACTCTTCTACAGAGATCGATGGGATAACCAACTCGTCATTTTCTGTTTCGACGACTTTATCGTCGTTCAAGATCAGGCCTTTATGAGAGTCATACCATGATCTTTCCTGTGGATCAGATAACACCTCGTAGGCAGCACGTACTAAGGCAAATCGGGCAGTAGCACCCTCAATATCATCAGGATTTTTGTCAGGATGAAGTTGTAGAGCCTTTCTTCTATATGCCTTCTTTAACTCGGTATCCGAAGCATCTATGGCTACGTCCAACAACTCATAGTAGTCTGTTTTCATGAGTGATGAGAATAATTTTTTTTAACTTGACTGCGAAAAATATCGAATACAAAAACACCTACTTTTTTATTTAAAATATACAGTATTATACATGAATCATTAATGGAAATTACCAGCCCTTGGAATGATAGTCATCGGGTGAGAAGTCATCATGAATGTCACCAAAACCTCCATCGGCAGTTATCACAGTTCTTTGTGGCAATGGGACCTTTCCTAAATGGTGGTCAATAGAAATCGAGTCCTTTAGGGACTTGCTTAATTCAGTGTCTAGCATGGTTTTTCTAGTGGTTCCGGGAGacattttgattttgaactcTCCCGAATTCCTTTCTGGAGTCTCCTGGGGTACCTCAACCTCTGGCTCGATATTAAAAGAATTAATTGGTTTAGGAGTCAAAGGTACTATTTCTTGTGACGATTTGATATCCTGAGAAGAGTGCAGATTTTGCAGGGATTTATTTTGGGGCAACTTAAGTTCCTGtgagttggtgatatctgAAGAAGACTTAACAGATGCGATCGAGGGGATTgaatcggtggtggatTGCTTGAACTTCTCATTGCTGGCATTGTTTTTAAAGTACTTTTTATGGGTGAATAAGTTAGTCAAGTTTAATGAGGATTTCGAGAGCATATTCTTGAACGATTGATTACGGGGAAGGGAATACTTGGTCAAGCTGGACGAGAGTACAGACAGCTGGTTTGGTGAAAGGCTATTCGGATGAAAGTATGAGTCTGGGTGTTGTAAGTTGTCAGAAGTGACATTGAAATCACTGACACCCACAATCGATGTTTGTTTGGCCAATGTTTTATAgtcctcctcctccaattTTTCTTCTACCaatccttcttcaaaggGGGTTGATTCTTTCCTTGAAATAAGGATGCTTTCAGAAGACTCTGTTACTTCGGGGGTAGTTGCCAATTTGGTTCTCAACTGTGAAGAGTAGGGTTTGGAAACATCAGTGGCCGAAGTGAACCTTTTCTGGAATAGAATCGACGGTCTCAGGATCTTGATCTTCGAGTCGGGGGTATTATTTGACTGGCCTATAGTGATGATCCCGGTGGTAGAGGATCGTTTGAGAATGGGCTTTGTGTGTAAACCACCGCCGTTTTCAGGCCATGCGTTCAACATGGACTGGTTTCTTCTCAATTTCACAGACTCTTCGTGCTGCTTGgccaactcgttcaagaacaacCCCGACAAGAGAGAGCGAGGTCTCATGGGAGGAGATGGATCAGAGGTGGTGTTACCCAAAGTGATGGTATCCGACAGAAACTGGCGGGAACTGGGGATTCTTttattgaaatcaatgggCTTCAAAGCCGGTTCCGGGTCGTCTTCAGACGTTACAGACAACCATTCACTATCACTGCTGCGACTGCTCTTGAGTCTTTCGTCGTCGGCACTGGCA
Above is a window of Yamadazyma tenuis chromosome 1, complete sequence DNA encoding:
- a CDS encoding uncharacterized protein (EggNog:ENOG503NX06; COG:O); translated protein: MKTDYYELLDVAIDASDTELKKAYRRKALQLHPDKNPDDIEGATARFALVRAAYEVLSDPQERSWYDSHKGSILNDDKVVETENDELVIPSISVEELYRYFNPSFYSQINDSQNGFFYVVASLFGRLASEEINHGRHQKFPEYERYQDNSPNVSALDDSVLMYPKFGNSGTDYATNIRSFYNVWSSFQTVKTFSWKDEYRLSSAPDRKTRRLMEKENKKFREAARKEYNETIRNFVQFIKKRDPRVKKGIQELEKEKKRKKKEEIDNQIKLNKQQRLKALSQSNNFEVQDWQKFSVEELDELEGMLNEEYKSSSDSEFDEFEQVDDIEVFECIVCDKVFKNEKQYQIHEDSKNHRKAVNKLKYEMRKEGVELGIDEQFETASEHNSESEDEEASHEEFPVVSDTSETNLENQSVDPLVFEVDDSIESDDYSEDLSSSQPQKTKVKGKNKKSSSILNLEDELSKITGLASGINLDSDEDDWSNSGKKPKKRTKKAEKKGTYTPSLPGASSPSPSPSQSTAKGSESCATCNNSFSSRNKLFQHVKETGHAAPVNKVKKKRR
- a CDS encoding uncharacterized protein (EggNog:ENOG503PVC7), yielding MDQKSFHKPPLSSQDTQNTFVSHTSNLSLENQVQSSSSSMSHIEEVSELSPPNRDASKNIFFIANSPSPPKTHDPQVPDFAVETSADPSSRPGELVRQDSLFQNHSHSHLHHYSSSDMSDDGIEEEDEYDEDSSDISDSDESIHDEVEPMPQEVQRSRKPSVNANASADDERLKSSRSSDSEWLSVTSEDDPEPALKPIDFNKRIPSSRQFSSDTITLGNTTSDPSPPMRPRSLLSGLFLNELAKQHEESVKLRRNQSMLNAWPENGGGLHTKPILKRSSTTGIITIGQSNNTPDSKIKISRPSILFQKRFTSATDVSKPYSSQLRTKLATTPEVTESSESILISRKESTPFEEGLVEEKLEEEDYKTLAKQTSIVGVSDFNVTSDNLQHPDSYFHPNSLSPNQSSVLSSSLTKYSLPRNQSFKNMLSKSSLNLTNLFTHKKYFKNNASNEKFKQSTTDSIPSIASVKSSSDITNSQELKLPQNKSSQNSHSSQDIKSSQEIVPLTPKPINSFNIEPEVEVPQETPERNSGEFKIKMSPGTTRKTMLDTELSKSLKDSISIDHHLGKVPLPQRTVITADGGFGDIHDDFSPDDYHSKGW